A window from Pichia kudriavzevii chromosome 5, complete sequence encodes these proteins:
- a CDS encoding uncharacterized protein (PKUD0E05300; similar to Saccharomyces cerevisiae YER059W (PCL6) and YIL050W (PCL7); ancestral locus Anc_7.240): MQDMPQNNTHVEETLHPNKTRFNNSNNPNSSISINNGDPKAILINTQLSHLNQLNHLSHANRVSSTSSSYTSTTSPSNFTSFSYNNSNSPSVQPPVSLSLQRNSLSSRSGSIENLSNSIPNGILIPPPTQQQQQQQQQQQQQQQPQPQLQHSLSFNHSYTSSITPAGRRSLLTSKLKEESLRRPHQLPQFQKQHQLHHLQQNQLQHQQLQLQQAYQQQQQYHHHHHQQQQRQQQQQQQQYQEDTQFPTPARATATTNVSKDLVFSTNNSSNSTLYQDAPTDSSFSTGRSNVGNLSQNINHQFLSVSAPAHAPIHHQHQHQQLQQQEQTLIPPPNYQSHHEPESTKSINIAEFPPNDLLVMLSALLQKIIEANDILHTDGNLNPVIPSSSVNATSTSSSFSNETTHLFNDKYNANVMAFRGRNIPAISIYSYLKRIIKYCPATNDVFLSLLVYFDRIAKRANNTVHTQEDAIMQDDTTESPSESPFQVFVMDSYNIHRLIIAGVIVASKFLSDVFYKNSRYAKVGGLPLEELNHLELQFLLLLDFQLMIQKEELEKYAELLSRFWKRQQLQQQQQQQQQQQPQQPPPT; this comes from the coding sequence ATGCAAGACATGCCACAGAACAACACACACGTTGAGGAGACCCTTCATCCAAACAAGACAAGGTTTAATAACAGCAATAATCCTAATTCTAGCATCAGCATCAACAATGGAGACCCAAAGGCCATTCTCATTAACACCCAGCTCAGCCATCTCAACCAACTGAACCATCTTAGCCATGCCAATAGGGTATCGTCCACCTCTTCCTCGTACacttcaacaacttctcCATCCAATTTCACCTCCTTTTCTTATAATAACAGCAATAGTCCGTCGGTTCAGCCACCAGTTTCATTGTCTCTCCAAAGAAACTCGTTGAGCTCTAGGTCCGGGTCCATAGAGAACCTCTCAAATAGTATACCCAACGGCATACTTATTCCACCACCTacacaacaacaacaacaacaacaacaacaacaacaacaacaacagcaaccgCAACCGCAGCTTCAACATTCTCTCTCCTTCAACCATTCCTAcacatcttcaataacacCTGCTGGTAGACGATCCTTACTCACCTCGAAGTTAAAGGAAGAATCTCTACGTAGACCTCATCAATTACCACAGTTCCAGAAACAGCATCAACTAcaccatcttcaacaaaaccAATTACAGCATCAACAATTGCAGTTACAACAGGCgtaccaacaacaacaacaataccatcatcaccatcatcaacaacagcaacgtcaacaacaacaacagcagcagcaatACCAAGAAGACACACAGTTTCCTACACCGGCACGCGCTACTGCAACTACAAATGTATCCAAAGACCTGGTGTTCTCAACAAACAATAGTAGTAACTCTACTCTTTACCAAGATGCCCCCACAGATAGCTCTTTCAGTACAGGAAGAAGTAATGTAGGTAATCTCAGTCAAAATATAAACCATCAATTTCTATCAGTTTCGGCGCCTGCTCATGCTCCAATCCatcaccaacaccaacaccaacaactacaacaacaagagcAAACCTTAATACCACCACCTAACTATCAATCCCATCATGAGCCAGAGTCAACGAAAAGTATAAACATAGCAGAGTTCCCCCCTAATGACTTACTAGTTATGTTGTCTGCATTGTTacaaaaaatcattgaagcAAATGATATATTACACACCGATGGGAATCTGAATCCAGTTATACCATCGTCATCAGTGAATGCCACCAGCACGTCATCGTCATTCTCCAACGAGACCACCCATTTGTTCAATGATAAATACAATGCTAATGTCATGGCCTTTCGTGGGCGAAATATTCCGGCAATTTCCATTTATTCTTACCTTAAGCGGATCATTAAGTACTGTCCCGCAACAAATGAtgtgtttctttctttattgGTGTATTTTGATCGAATTGCAAAACGTGCAAATAATACCGTCCATACCCAAGAAGATGCAATCATGCAAGACGATACAACAGAATCGCCCTCAGAATCGCCGTTCCAGGTCTTTGTTATGGATAGTTATAATATTCATCGGTTGATTATAGCTGGTGTTATCGTTGCTTCCAAATTTCTGAGTGACGTGTTCTATAAGAATTCGAGGTATGCCAAGGTTGGGGGGTTGCCATTAGAAGAACTGAATCATTTAGAGCTACAATTTCTACTGTTGTTAGATTTTCAGTTGATGATTCAGAAGGAAGAGTTGGAGAAATATGCCGAACTACTTTCACGTTTCTGGAAAAGACAACAAttgcaacagcaacagcaacagcagcaacagcagcaaccGCAACAACCGCCACCCACTTAA
- a CDS encoding uncharacterized protein (PKUD0E05310; similar to Saccharomyces cerevisiae YGR134W (CAF130); ancestral locus Anc_3.497), with protein sequence MTRKSSRNRSTELSDLPFDEETIALAGGDMQLLRNVRSLFSHMNDEELWQCLEDIKSGILSPDHLLDLMNHKDEEEPDSEPEREGIIEIHHDDGDDGDDGDNVIDGSDANNGREKDTEIEREISIDLELSNNFFNPYKFHDALFKTLRICKPDDYDDRIKNLFVCLAALCDPYTQPSSTGERNEMILSADLVTDIIIGIMYPSYEIDDNGIGVFNMGYDLGKIIIRIMNVLNADDENVLMYIKNDENNWIKELSKWIPRNTFSNIVNIASDYHHLNLLYTILTASLLIIHKLYSELGNICLNPFLSLYLQIWKNLTRIIYMGIEIDRRDEENGFPGYPEVIRYVIKGSSAVRSMISIILNDDFDRRVHDLRHESLINFMRPWGRKFTNGSINRDIRIFVAALLGLGSELDNVTELLFNFDPEDRYDEDIKYMFEMELEDMHIDEKNLNGEYNIKHKENIKKYLGMNNYLEIERHGDPSDRSDDSSGAYNENGENDSNVREINPHSNFDLHPDCECNFEDFESDYEDYEDDQEDDHAVNDAVELSDANATMERLASLNLNSLDSDTIKDLHLEVVRNINNGPAAIRSINNDEFDSKGRDWRDIPRGDNNILSREFINLLKISINDTNIFITSIGNLINAIGRMREETLDSNTCEKIIRSVAWVVQYEHESSLMTEDEVTKHNNDDSINADKIYNYLKEDDNFIKMIEFNPSSSFSIIDELLMAKGYRRVLIWFLTHLPLNQWLINYFHDLLVGLRGEVQDSQSRFKFSRVGPLILSEVEKSMLLHEFLSNAVIYLSRGSSYEFEDIIYNQLELEKSKDDNVSSYITSRSNAQKLIKMICLMLKSLEKHKILRPGDDEYRIEIQTLLVQWVGVGFVPEARELFFKYQKCEDIKDGEINDTNESQAENEDELIQNEIKNLRNNLPDEKLSSVLTRSKLHILLSNLTTFKKLDIFMILLNMSSFYTSRKDRCVNFISDLNVFNPQYDTREEIELACNALFLPLYIAIIEGDVQIIIEIGIASHLLDVEDIDNAREMITIYLNSLMDGKNNDMDFFREHFLTAMGGVEDLLGGVNEDGDTKKKKKKKKKKKGKK encoded by the coding sequence ATGACGAGGAAATCAAGTAGGAACAGATCTACTGAATTGTCGGACCTTCCCTTTGACGAGGAGACAATTGCCCTTGCTGGGGGTGATATGCAGTTGCTTCGAAATGTGAGGTCGTTGTTCTCGCATATGAATGATGAAGAGTTGTGGCAATGTTTGGAAGACATCAAGAGCGGAATACTATCACCAGACCATCTACTTGACTTGATGAACCACAAGGATGAGGAGGAGCCTGACAGTGAACCTGAGAGAGAAGGAATTATTGAGATTCATcatgatgatggtgatgatggtgatgatggtgaCAATGTGATTGATGGCAGCGATGCCAACAATGGGCGAGAGAAGGATACTGAAATAGAAAGAGAGATCAGTATTGATTTGGAGTTGAGtaacaatttcttcaatccATATAAGTTTCATGATGCACTATTTAAGACGTTGCGAATATGTAAACCCgatgattatgatgatCGAATAAAGAATTTATTCGTATGCTTGGCAGCACTATGTGATCCATATACACAGCCATCTTCAACTGGTGAACGAAACGAAATGATTTTAAGCGCTGATCTTGTTACCGATATTATCATCGGCATAATGTATCCAAGTTATGAGATTGATGATAATGGGATAGGGGTATTCAATATGGGTTACGATCTAGGAAAAATAATTATCAGGATAATGAATGTCTTAAAtgcagatgatgaaaatgttCTAATGTACATCAAAAACGATGAAAACAACTGGATTAAAGAGTTGAGTAAATGGATACCGAGAAATACTTTCTCAAATATTGTTAATATTGCAAGTGACTATCACCACTTGAATTTACTTTATACTATATTAACTGCAAGTTTACTAATCATCCATAAGCTTTACTCAGAATTAGGCAATATTTGTTTAAATCCATTTCTTTCACTATATTTGcagatttggaaaaactTGACAAGAATTATTTATATGGgtattgaaattgacagAAGAGATGAGGAGAATGGGTTCCCCGGTTATCCCGAAGTAATCAGATATGTAATTAAGGGATCGTCAGCTGTTAGATCgatgatttcaattattttgaatgaCGACTTTGATAGAAGAGTGCATGACCTAAGGCACGAATCATTGATCAACTTCATGAGACCTTGGGGTCGTAAATTTACAAATGGCTCAATCAATAGGGATATTCGAATTTTTGTTGCTGCTCTGCTTGGATTAGGCTCAGAATTGGACAACGTGACTGAGTTATTGTTCAATTTTGACCCTGAGGATAGATATGACGAGGATATCAAATATATGTTTGAAATGGAATTGGAAGATATGCATATTGATgagaaaaacttgaatgGTGAATATAATATCAAacacaaagaaaacatcaaaaaatatctgGGAATGAACAACTATTTGGAGATTGAACGACACGGAGATCCGTCTGACAGAAGTGATGATAGCTCTGGCGCttataatgaaaatggtgaaaatgACAGTAATGTTAGAGAGATAAATCCGCATTCGAATTTTGATCTACATCCCGACTGCGAATGTAATTTCGAAGATTTTGAGAGCGATTATGAAgattatgaagatgacCAAGAAGATGATCATGCAGTAAATGATGCGGTTGAGTTGAGTGATGCCAATGCAACGATGGAGCGATTAGCATCGTTAAATCTAAATAGTTTGGATTCGGATACCATTAAAGATTTACATCTAGAAGTTGTTCGAAATATCAATAACGGACCAGCAGCAATCAGGTCCATaaataatgatgaatttgattccAAGGGTAGAGATTGGAGAGACATACCTCGTGGTGATAATAATATACTAAGTAGAGAgtttatcaatttgttgaaaatatcaatcaaTGATACGAATATTTTTATTACATCAATTGGTAATTTAATTAATGCAATCGGTAGGATGAGGGAGGAAACGCTCGATTCAAACACTtgtgaaaaaatcattagGAGTGTTGCATGGGTTGTTCAATACGAGCATGAATCATCATTGATGACAGAAGATGAAGTAACGAAACATAACAATGATGACTCGATCAATGCAGATAAAATCTACAATTACCTGAAGGAGGATGACAATTTCATTAAGATGATTGAGTTCAATCCATCGtcctcattttcaatcattGATGAGTTACTGATGGCAAAGGGCTATAGACGTGTACTAATTTGGTTTCTAACACACTTACCATTGAACCAGTGGCTAATTAACTATTTTCATGACTTACTAGTGGGACTAAGAGGAGAGGTACAGGATTCTCAATCGAGGTTCAAGTTTAGTCGGGTTGGGCCATTGATATTAagtgaagttgaaaaatccaTGTTATTACATGAATTTTTATCGAATGCAGTAATCTACCTCTCACGTGGCTCGTCATACGAATTCGAAGATATTATTTATAACCAGTTGGAGCTagaaaaatccaaagatGACAATGTGTCTTCGTATATAACCAGCAGATCCAATGCTCAAAAGCTAATCAAAATGATTTGCCTAATGTTGAAGTCTTTAGAGAAGCATAAAATCCTAAGGCCTGGAGATGATGAATATAGAATTGAGATTCAAACGTTGCTGGTGCAGTGGGTTGGTGTTGGATTTGTACCTGAAGCAAGAGAattgtttttcaagtatCAGAAGTGTGAGGACATCAAGGAtggagaaatcaatgaTACAAATGAAAGTCAGGCTGAAAACGAAGATGAACTCATTCagaatgaaatcaaaaatctaCGAAATAATTTACCAGATGAGAAACTATCTAGCGTTTTAACAAGAAGTAAGCTGCACATTTTACTATCGAATTTGACAACATTTAAAAAACTCGACATATTTATGATACTGTTGAACATGTCGTCATTCTACACTTCAAGAAAGGATAGATGTGTAAATTTCATCAGTGATTTAAATGTGTTTAATCCACAGTATGATAcaagagaagaaattgagTTAGCATGTAATGCGTTATTTTTACCATTGTATATTGCCATTATTGAGGGTGATGTTCAAATTATTATAGAAATAGGGATTGCGTCGCATTTACTCGACGTTGAAGATATAGACAATGCAAGGGAGATGATCACCATCTATCTAAACAGTTTAATGGATGGTAAGAATAATGATATGGATTTCTTTCGTGAACATTTTTTAACGGCCATGGGGGGTGTAGAGGATCTACTTGGTGGAGTTAATGAAGATGGGGATActaagaagaagaagaaaaagaaaaagaaaaagaaggggAAGAAATGA
- a CDS encoding uncharacterized protein (PKUD0E05320; similar to Saccharomyces cerevisiae YMR067C (UBX4); ancestral locus Anc_2.638): MPTVNLASGFRTYRTNVNAGTIMSNVLEEGCKHFQLSQGRKYKLMHNDKRVDESVPYRLSNLPQGATLAIEPSDEDNGDQDGHEERQEVIIRGHVCGETVVKKYKNKETLRDVVYGIMRDAQKEGDVVDVQVLMKVISGDSLHQKLKDVGIISGNHSLRIRVREIIKSDTAPEGEMDEDQSENLEENNDNNNGTVEGVGDVVTGETLVYIPQSEGSAKFKSRLARDVAPDGDTDTESDGSPEMSLSQLQKYREMLQRQYSEQPLMTRAMREKSLLEKEKEKEKERAQYYRPVCEMRIKFPNNEVVQITIDKNKTLGDLARTFEEHVLRDELFRHLQASNNGTQIYYMVYLARPFQCILHQDADLQQSIASLQLGNRVSLFFKVDPQYRDYVDTSKGYLKEGISQVTKTGMHHRGTIDPKELELEELDITHNGGGSASSKKMKKVPAWMKLSRR, from the coding sequence ATGCCTACAGTGAATCTAGCGAGTGGGTTTAGGACTTACCGGACAAATGTCAATGCAGGGACAATCATGTCCAATGtacttgaagaaggatgtaaacattttcaacttaGCCAAGGGCGAAAGTACAAGTTAATGCATAATGACAAAAGAGTTGATGAGTCTGTTCCATACAGACTAAGCAATCTTCCACAGGGTGCTACATTGGCAATTGAGCCGAGCGACGAAGACAATGGCGACCAGGATGGCCATGAGGAGAGACAGGAGGTGATTATCAGGGGCCATGTCTGTGGCGAGACTGTTGTTAAGAAGTACAAGAACAAGGAGACGCTACGGGATGTAGTCTATGGAATCATGAGGGATGCTCAAAAGGAGGGTGATGTGGTTGATGTGCAAGTGCTGATGAAGGTCATCTCTGGAGATTCACTTCATCAGAAGTTGAAAGATGTGGGTATTATTTCAGGCAATCACAGTCTCCGTATTAGGGTTAGAGAAATCATCAAGAGTGATACAGCACCCGAAGGAGAGATGGATGAAGACCAAAGCGAGAACTTAGAGGAAAACAATGacaataataatggtaCAGTTGAGGGTGTCGGTGATGTAGTCACGGGAGAGACACTAGTGTATATCCCCCAAAGTGAAGGTTCTGCAAAGTTTAAATCTAGACTGGCCCGAGATGTAGCCCCAGATGGAGACACCGATACAGAATCGGATGGGTCACCTGAGATGAGTTTATCACAGTTGCAGAAGTATCGGGAGATGCTCCAACGACAATACAGCGAGCAGCCATTGATGACGAGGGCGATGAGAGAGAAGTCTCTcttggagaaggagaaggagaaggagaaggagagggCGCAATACTACAGGCCTGTATGTGAGATGAGAATCAAATTCCCGAACAATGAGGTTGTGCAAATAACAATAGACAAGAATAAAACCTTAGGCGACTTGGCCCGTACATTTGAGGAGCATGTATTGAGAGATGAATTGTTTCGGCATCTGCAAGCATCCAACAATGGCACACAGATATATTACATGGTATACTTGGCCAGGCCATTTCAGTGTATTCTACATCAGGATGCAGATTTGCAACAGAGTATTGCGAGCTTGCAGCTCGGAAATAGAGTCtcactttttttcaaagttgacCCCCAATACAGAGACTATGTTGATACCAGCAAGGGATATCTCAAGGAGGGTATATCTCAGGTGACAAAGACGGGAATGCATCACCGAGGAACGATAGATCCGAAGGAGTTAGAGTTGGAGGAGTTGGACATCACACACAATGGTGGGGGTTCAGCTTCTagcaaaaaaatgaagaaagtTCCCGCTTGGATGAAGCTATCTAGGAGATAG